In a single window of the Methylococcus sp. Mc7 genome:
- a CDS encoding type II toxin-antitoxin system VapC family toxin yields MSYLVDTDIISELCRPRPDPGVLAWAARVERLSLSVITVEEICYGLARRPSERLRMWMEQYFRGQTVLPVTETVARRAGELRGEFAGRGISREQADMLIAATAQIHALTLVTRNTRDFEGCGIALLNPFGVFPP; encoded by the coding sequence GTGAGTTACCTCGTTGACACCGACATCATCAGCGAGCTTTGCCGCCCGAGGCCCGATCCGGGCGTGCTGGCTTGGGCCGCGCGCGTCGAACGGCTTAGCCTCTCCGTCATCACGGTCGAGGAAATCTGTTACGGGCTCGCCCGCCGGCCCAGCGAGAGGCTGCGGATGTGGATGGAACAATATTTCCGGGGGCAGACGGTCTTGCCGGTTACCGAGACGGTCGCCCGGCGTGCTGGTGAATTGCGGGGCGAGTTCGCCGGGCGCGGCATCTCGAGGGAGCAGGCCGACATGCTCATCGCCGCTACCGCCCAGATTCACGCACTCACTCTGGTGACCCGAAACACCCGGGATTTCGAAGGCTGCGGCATCGCCCTGCTGAATCCTTTCGGTGTCTTCCCGCCCTGA
- a CDS encoding type II toxin-antitoxin system Phd/YefM family antitoxin — MAWNIAQAKQHLSEVVKQAAKEPQLIYNRNQPVAALVSADEYAAFEQWRQSSVRQRTLAEQFEEFRRMLGEEGYEGLPLPVRSTRANALVQMLEEETGELPR, encoded by the coding sequence ATGGCCTGGAACATCGCTCAAGCCAAACAGCATCTGTCCGAAGTCGTGAAACAAGCCGCCAAGGAGCCGCAGTTGATCTATAACCGCAACCAGCCGGTCGCGGCCCTGGTCAGCGCGGACGAGTACGCGGCGTTCGAGCAATGGCGCCAGTCGAGCGTCCGGCAGCGTACGCTCGCCGAGCAGTTCGAGGAGTTTCGGCGGATGCTGGGGGAGGAGGGGTACGAGGGGCTTCCGCTGCCAGTCCGCTCCACACGGGCGAATGCCTTAGTCCAGATGCTGGAGGAGGAAACGGGTGAGTTACCTCGTTGA
- a CDS encoding cyclopropane-fatty-acyl-phospholipid synthase family protein, translated as MYYLEPNKDYRNDSLRKGAGFSEDEIRVDTAKHYDDCYWDYRTAWFDNENLALHYGYWEEGIKTHSQALLNKNRIMAAIAGIEAGDHVLDAGCGIGGSSIWLAKHIGAQATGITVSERQVEHATRNARRHGVSDKTEFRAADFCKTPFPDASFDVVWAVESSCYATDKRDFFREAYRVLKPGGTLIACDGYATKREFDEAEWRAVTDCLNGWAVPNLSTVEEFQSGMEECGFREVHITEATRETLPSSRRMYLTALWTAPMQWVMHWLGLRKKAQTANYKVALAQWKVFNEGMVRYCIFRAKKPL; from the coding sequence ATGTATTACCTCGAACCCAACAAAGATTACCGTAACGATTCCCTGCGCAAGGGCGCCGGGTTTTCCGAAGACGAAATCCGCGTCGACACCGCCAAGCATTACGACGACTGCTACTGGGACTACCGCACCGCCTGGTTCGACAATGAAAACCTGGCGCTGCACTACGGCTACTGGGAGGAGGGGATCAAGACCCACAGCCAGGCCCTCCTCAACAAGAACCGGATCATGGCCGCGATCGCCGGAATCGAGGCGGGCGACCATGTCCTGGACGCCGGCTGCGGCATCGGCGGCAGCTCCATCTGGCTGGCCAAGCACATCGGCGCCCAAGCCACCGGCATCACCGTCAGCGAGCGGCAGGTCGAGCACGCCACGCGCAATGCTCGCCGTCATGGCGTCTCAGACAAGACCGAATTCCGGGCGGCGGATTTCTGCAAAACGCCGTTCCCGGATGCCTCCTTCGATGTGGTCTGGGCCGTCGAGAGCAGTTGCTACGCCACCGACAAGCGCGATTTCTTCCGCGAGGCCTATCGGGTGCTCAAGCCGGGCGGCACCCTGATCGCCTGCGACGGCTACGCCACCAAGCGCGAGTTCGACGAAGCCGAATGGCGGGCGGTGACGGACTGCCTGAACGGCTGGGCGGTGCCCAACCTGTCCACCGTGGAGGAGTTCCAGTCCGGCATGGAGGAATGCGGTTTCCGCGAGGTCCACATCACCGAAGCCACCAGGGAAACCCTGCCCTCGTCCCGCCGCATGTATCTCACGGCGCTCTGGACCGCCCCCATGCAATGGGTCATGCACTGGCTGGGGCTGCGCAAGAAGGCCCAGACCGCCAATTACAAGGTGGCTCTGGCGCAGTGGAAGGTGTTCAACGAAGGCATGGTGCGCTACTGCATTTTCCGCGCGAAAAAACCCCTGTAA
- a CDS encoding type IV pilin protein: MAEPNGKVSVSPALRAAERRGFSLIELMITVAIIGILAAVAYPSYQEHIVRTRRADGKAALLRAAAREEQYFMDNKTYTSDVTRLGFAANGKSDEGHYVISVTAADANAFTLQATPQSPHTDALCGNLTLNSLGVKGKSGSGSLADCWNW, from the coding sequence ATGGCTGAACCGAACGGAAAGGTAAGCGTTTCTCCCGCCCTCCGGGCGGCGGAACGGCGGGGATTCTCGCTGATCGAACTGATGATCACGGTGGCCATCATCGGCATCCTCGCCGCCGTCGCCTACCCGTCCTACCAGGAGCACATCGTCCGGACCCGCCGCGCCGACGGCAAAGCCGCGCTGCTGCGGGCCGCCGCACGCGAGGAGCAGTATTTCATGGACAACAAGACGTATACGAGCGACGTTACCAGACTCGGTTTCGCCGCCAACGGAAAATCCGACGAAGGCCATTACGTCATCTCCGTGACCGCCGCCGACGCCAACGCCTTCACGCTGCAAGCAACGCCGCAGAGTCCGCACACCGACGCACTCTGCGGCAATCTGACCCTGAACTCCCTGGGCGTGAAAGGGAAGTCCGGCTCGGGCTCCCTAGCCGACTGCTGGAACTGGTAA